The following coding sequences lie in one Apium graveolens cultivar Ventura chromosome 1, ASM990537v1, whole genome shotgun sequence genomic window:
- the LOC141723550 gene encoding chemocyanin-like gives MNPNNIPHSSSCLNTMVKHMSVITCLFMIMISSSVATDYTVGDGAGWMLGLDYDSWTAGKTFSVGDSLVFKYSRGQTVIEASLGEYTSCALENSISKLASIRYSRRVHKSDTTIITLETPGTHYFISAEPGNCTAGMKIVINVSANELLVAPTPTCNGCSPLASPDGSSNITIIPSTINLLPQAPSSKVIPPLSLNLPWKKSGSAPAGLSNVLPVVAVFLLALVVVVL, from the exons ATGAACCCTAATAACATCCCTCATTCATCCTCTTGCTTGAACACAATGGTGAAACACATGTCTGTAATTACATGCTTGTTTATGATAATGATTTCAAGTTCTGTGGCAACTGATTACACTGTTGGAGACGGGGCTGGTTGGATGCTTGGCCTCGATTATGATTCATGGACTGCAGGCAAGACCTTCAGTGTTGGAGACAGCCTTG TATTCAAATACAGCAGAGGGCAAACGGTCATTGAAGCGAGTTTAGGGGAATACACTTCATGTGCACTTGAGAACTCGATCAGCAAGTTAGCAAGTATAAGATACTCAAGGCGGGTGCACAAATCAGATACTACCATTATCACACTGGAGACACCAGGCACACATTATTTCATCAGTGCTGAACCTGGCAACTGTACTGCTGGTATGAAAATTGTCATCAATGTCTCTGCCAATGAGCTATTAGTCGCCCCTACGCCAACATGTAATGGTTGTTCTCCTCTGGCCTCGCCTGATGGAAGTTCAAATATTACTATCATACCGTCGACAATTAATCTTCTTCCTCAAGCTCCATCTTCTAAAGTCATTCCTCCTCTTTCTCTGAACTTGCCTTGGAAAAAATCAGGAAGTGCTCCTGCTGGCTTGTCAAATGTACTTCCAGTTGTTGCAGTTTTCCTACTTGCACTTGTAGTTGTAGTGCTTTAG
- the LOC141674772 gene encoding uncharacterized protein LOC141674772, producing MAFTRVLLITILIAIIGSAIAQAPGASPMPTPMTPPMSAPPPMVASPPAVTPMASPPASPPSETPMSSPPAPPTATPTMPPTGSATPPSIGTTPAGSPVDSPNAAGLNRVTVVGSGVALFVAAALLM from the coding sequence ATGGCGTTTACGAGAGTTTTGTTGATAACTATTCTAATTGCAATTATTGGATCTGCAATTGCACAGGCTCCCGGAGCATCACCGATGCCAACTCCGATGACGCCTCCGATGTCTGCACCTCCTCCGATGGTTGCAAGTCCGCCGGCTGTTACTCCGATGGCTTCTCCCCCCGCATCGCCGCCGAGTGAAACTCCGATGTCGTCTCCACCGGCGCCTCCTACTGCTACTCCAACTATGCCTCCCACCGGCTCCGCTACGCCTCCGTCGATCGGAACTACTCCTGCCGGTTCTCCGGTCGATTCTCCTAACGCCGCCGGTTTGAACAGAGTTACGGTTGTTGGATCCGGTGTCGCTTTGTTCGTTGCCGCCGCTTTGTTGATGTAG